A single window of Pseudarthrobacter defluvii DNA harbors:
- a CDS encoding DUF3788 family protein, which produces MPARVAVLNDPGRVPDDEQIRQYLGASFDAWVNLKETLSGPEFGLELSWHHYRDGGWLCKALQGRKNMAWLAVWEGYATVTCYFSARHRPGLTTLRLPDHLRARIAGAEMSGAMLPVIVELHSPADVEAAVEIIRYRLRAR; this is translated from the coding sequence GTGCCTGCCCGTGTTGCTGTCCTGAATGATCCCGGCCGCGTACCCGACGACGAGCAGATCCGCCAATACCTTGGAGCTTCCTTCGACGCTTGGGTGAACCTCAAGGAAACGCTGTCCGGTCCAGAGTTCGGCCTGGAGTTGTCGTGGCACCACTATCGGGACGGCGGATGGCTGTGCAAAGCGCTCCAGGGCAGGAAGAACATGGCTTGGCTGGCGGTTTGGGAAGGCTACGCCACGGTCACGTGTTACTTCTCCGCCCGGCACCGGCCCGGCCTGACCACGCTGCGTCTCCCCGACCATCTCCGGGCCCGGATCGCCGGGGCGGAGATGTCCGGTGCGATGCTGCCTGTCATCGTCGAGCTTCACTCCCCCGCGGACGTCGAGGCCGCCGTCGAGATAATCCGTTACAGGCTCCGGGCGCGGTAG
- a CDS encoding ABC transporter family substrate-binding protein: protein MPVRRLMQLLVAALAAALVLSGCTSGSAPTVVVGEAKRGGSVTVAEVNAFSSFNPFSANGNTDINSKIGAITHSGFFYLDDGSKVVRNDKFGHFEKVSDQPLKVKYTVSEGVKWSDGAPIGAADLLLSWAAGSGYYDDVDPAGGKGTRYFSVASDTTGLAGSLFPEIGADGRSITIEYAAPYADWEVAFDVGLPAHVVAAKSGLNDEEDLVALLKETPRGNPGKPASNPALKKVSDFWNTGFNTKSIPDDPALYLSSGPYIVRDIVPEVSMKLVRNRDYVWGAEPWLDEINVRFTGAVPAAVDALRNGQADIISPQPSAATDDLLTGLSSQGITVERYKQSGYDHLDLSFSGPFADKDVREAFLKTVPRQAIMDAVVGTQVTDSTPLDSQVFLPGQPKYEDTVKKNGSSEYAKVDIDGAKKLLKDAAPSVLILYNRDNPNRAKAFALIRDSAGLAGFRVVDGGQGNADWAAALSRGGYDAALSGWIGTEAGVSRVPQIFRTGAGSNFTGYSDGDADKVMEQLAVTTDLGKQDELLAEIDKHIWEDAYGLPLYQTLGTTAFNSRVAGIKTSPGPLGIWWNVWEWRLSNPVAG from the coding sequence ATGCCGGTACGGCGTCTGATGCAGTTGCTCGTCGCCGCGTTGGCGGCTGCCCTGGTTCTCTCGGGCTGCACGAGCGGCAGCGCCCCGACTGTGGTGGTGGGGGAGGCAAAGCGTGGCGGCAGCGTCACCGTGGCCGAGGTCAACGCCTTTTCCTCGTTCAACCCCTTCAGCGCGAACGGCAACACCGACATCAATTCGAAGATCGGTGCCATCACGCACTCCGGCTTCTTCTACCTCGACGACGGTTCCAAGGTTGTCCGCAACGACAAGTTTGGACACTTTGAAAAGGTCTCCGACCAGCCGCTCAAGGTGAAGTACACGGTCAGCGAGGGAGTCAAGTGGTCAGACGGGGCGCCCATCGGTGCAGCCGACCTCCTGTTGAGCTGGGCCGCCGGTTCCGGCTACTACGACGACGTCGATCCCGCTGGCGGCAAGGGGACCAGGTACTTCTCGGTTGCCTCCGACACCACCGGGCTCGCCGGTTCCCTCTTTCCAGAAATCGGGGCTGACGGCCGTTCCATCACCATTGAGTACGCCGCACCGTACGCTGACTGGGAGGTAGCGTTCGACGTCGGCCTCCCGGCCCACGTCGTTGCTGCAAAGAGCGGACTCAATGATGAGGAAGACCTGGTGGCGCTGCTCAAGGAAACGCCCCGCGGTAACCCTGGGAAGCCGGCGTCGAACCCCGCCCTCAAGAAAGTCAGCGACTTCTGGAACACCGGGTTCAATACAAAATCCATTCCGGACGATCCGGCCCTCTACCTGTCCAGCGGACCCTACATCGTCCGCGACATCGTCCCGGAAGTCTCGATGAAACTGGTCCGCAACCGGGACTACGTGTGGGGTGCGGAACCTTGGCTGGACGAGATCAATGTCAGGTTCACCGGGGCAGTGCCAGCGGCGGTGGATGCCCTGCGCAATGGCCAGGCGGACATCATCTCGCCGCAGCCCTCTGCCGCCACGGACGATCTCCTCACCGGCCTGTCCAGCCAGGGCATCACCGTCGAACGGTACAAACAATCCGGCTACGACCACCTGGACCTCAGCTTTTCCGGGCCGTTTGCCGACAAGGACGTCAGGGAAGCCTTTCTGAAAACAGTGCCGCGGCAGGCCATCATGGACGCCGTGGTGGGAACCCAGGTGACGGACAGCACGCCGCTGGATTCGCAGGTGTTCCTGCCAGGACAGCCAAAGTACGAAGACACCGTTAAGAAAAACGGGTCTTCCGAGTACGCCAAGGTGGACATTGATGGGGCAAAGAAGCTCCTGAAGGATGCTGCCCCCAGCGTCCTGATTCTCTACAACCGCGACAACCCCAACAGGGCCAAGGCCTTCGCCCTGATCCGCGACTCGGCCGGACTGGCCGGGTTCCGCGTGGTGGACGGCGGGCAGGGAAATGCCGACTGGGCCGCCGCCCTAAGCCGGGGAGGCTATGACGCCGCCTTGTCCGGATGGATCGGGACAGAAGCGGGCGTCAGCCGCGTGCCGCAGATCTTCCGCACCGGCGCTGGCAGCAACTTCACCGGATATTCCGACGGCGACGCGGACAAGGTCATGGAGCAACTGGCCGTGACCACGGACCTGGGCAAACAGGATGAACTCCTCGCCGAAATCGATAAGCACATCTGGGAGGACGCTTACGGCCTCCCGCTCTACCAAACACTCGGGACTACTGCCTTCAACTCGCGTGTCGCCGGCATTAAGACCAGCCCAGGCCCCCTTGGCATCTGGTGGAACGTCTGGGAGTGGCGTCTGTCCAACCCTGTCGCCGGGTGA
- a CDS encoding peptide ABC transporter substrate-binding protein: MRFTRTSKALGIVAVAALALTGCGAGGGGSTDGSSNAAGDPNKVITAYSNEPQNPLLPANTGEVYGGRVVNLLFEGLRTYDANGKAVNSLAESIESPDAQNWTIKVKQGQKFTNGEAITAKTFVDSWNFAANSKNLQQNGFFFESIEGYPEVSAVTSSTGADGKKTTTPAPTAETMSGLKATDDSTITVKLAQPEADWSLRLGYSAFYPMPSAALADPKAYGENPVGNGPYKFPKQGSWVHDQSISLVKNADYKGNREAKNGGVTFKFYTDPGPAYTDLQSDNLDITDVLPSNALKTYVSDFPDRNATKPVATDSTLNIPGYNPNFQGEAGKLRRQALSYAINREEIAKVVFNGTRTPAKAFAPPVIDGFKEGLKGSEVLKFDAAKAKDLWTQADKIQPYDNSKPLQIASNTDGGNKEWIDAVANGFKNNLGIQAEIQPFAKFAEVLNLRKSGELPGLTRSGWQGDYPSLYNFLGPVWATGAPSNYEKYSNPEFDKLLKEGLASKTTDEANAKFNQAQEILFQDLPGLPLWDQARPIVWSNNVTKAETGWNGEILYYGITAK; encoded by the coding sequence ATGCGTTTTACGCGCACTTCCAAAGCACTGGGCATCGTGGCAGTCGCCGCGCTTGCCCTGACCGGGTGCGGCGCCGGCGGCGGCGGCAGCACCGACGGGTCCAGCAATGCAGCTGGGGACCCGAATAAGGTCATCACCGCCTACAGCAACGAACCACAAAACCCGTTGCTGCCGGCTAATACAGGAGAGGTCTACGGCGGGCGTGTTGTTAACCTGCTCTTCGAGGGTCTGCGCACGTACGATGCCAACGGCAAAGCGGTTAACTCTCTGGCCGAATCCATCGAGTCGCCCGACGCCCAGAACTGGACCATCAAGGTCAAGCAGGGCCAGAAATTCACCAACGGTGAAGCCATCACGGCCAAGACCTTCGTTGACTCCTGGAACTTCGCCGCTAATTCAAAGAACCTCCAGCAGAACGGCTTCTTCTTCGAGTCCATCGAGGGCTATCCAGAAGTTTCCGCAGTGACTTCCTCAACAGGCGCGGATGGCAAGAAGACCACCACTCCTGCCCCGACCGCAGAAACGATGTCCGGGCTCAAGGCGACCGATGACTCCACCATCACGGTGAAGCTCGCCCAGCCGGAGGCCGACTGGTCACTGCGCCTTGGCTACTCCGCCTTCTATCCGATGCCTTCCGCCGCACTGGCAGATCCCAAAGCCTACGGTGAGAACCCGGTGGGCAACGGACCCTACAAGTTCCCGAAGCAGGGCTCCTGGGTCCACGACCAGTCCATCTCCCTGGTGAAGAACGCCGATTACAAAGGCAACCGCGAGGCCAAGAACGGTGGCGTGACCTTCAAGTTCTACACGGATCCGGGTCCCGCCTACACCGACCTGCAGTCCGACAACCTGGACATCACCGACGTCCTGCCGTCCAACGCATTGAAGACTTACGTCTCCGACTTCCCGGACCGGAATGCAACGAAGCCCGTTGCCACGGATTCCACGCTCAACATCCCGGGCTACAACCCGAACTTCCAGGGTGAAGCTGGCAAGCTGCGCCGCCAGGCACTGTCCTACGCCATCAACCGCGAAGAAATCGCCAAAGTGGTCTTCAACGGCACGCGCACCCCGGCCAAGGCATTCGCTCCTCCTGTCATTGACGGGTTCAAGGAAGGCCTTAAGGGCAGCGAGGTCCTGAAGTTCGACGCCGCCAAGGCCAAGGACCTGTGGACCCAGGCTGACAAAATCCAGCCGTACGACAACTCCAAGCCCCTCCAGATTGCCTCCAACACCGACGGTGGCAACAAGGAATGGATCGACGCTGTGGCCAACGGCTTCAAGAACAACCTCGGCATCCAGGCTGAAATCCAGCCCTTCGCCAAGTTCGCGGAAGTCCTCAACCTGCGTAAATCCGGGGAGCTGCCCGGCCTGACCCGCTCCGGCTGGCAGGGTGACTACCCGTCGCTGTACAACTTCCTCGGACCGGTCTGGGCTACGGGTGCTCCGTCCAACTACGAGAAGTACTCGAACCCTGAGTTCGACAAGCTGCTCAAGGAAGGGCTTGCAAGCAAGACCACGGACGAGGCAAACGCCAAGTTCAACCAGGCGCAGGAGATCCTGTTCCAGGACCTGCCCGGACTGCCGCTCTGGGATCAGGCACGCCCGATCGTATGGAGCAACAACGTCACGAAGGCCGAGACCGGCTGGAACGGCGAAATTCTCTACTACGGCATCACGGCCAAGTAG